A stretch of Brassica rapa cultivar Chiifu-401-42 chromosome A08, CAAS_Brap_v3.01, whole genome shotgun sequence DNA encodes these proteins:
- the LOC103832536 gene encoding probable LRR receptor-like serine/threonine-protein kinase At1g56140 isoform X1 translates to MARQRRRSLCLLITVWFLSGSVHVVRAQNRTGATTDPDEARALNSIFAAWRIPAPREWNISGELCSGAAMDDSVTIDDKAYNPLIKCDCTFNSSKICRITALKVYAIEVVGPIPPQLWTLHYLTNLNLGQNVLTGSLPPAIGNLTRMQYMTFGINALSGPVPKEIGLLKDLRSLGISSNNFSGSIPPEIGSCTKLQKMYIGSSGLTGGIPQSFANLVQLEDAWITDLEVTGPIPDFIGNWTKLTTLRILGTGLSGPIPSSFSNLTSLTELRLGDISNGSSSLEFFKDMKSLSTLVFRNSNLTGTIPSFIGEFSSLQQVDLSFNKLGGPIPASLFNLSRLTHLFLGNNTLNGPLPSQKSQTLRNIDVSYNDLSGSLPSWVNLPNLKLNLVANSFSLEGLDKSVLPGLSCLQKDFPCNRGKALYSEFSINCGGPPIRSVSGALFEREDEELGPASFVVSDVQRWAASSVGLFAGSSSNIYIATSQSQFIGTLDSELFQSARLSASSLRYYGLGLENGGYTVTLQFAEIQILGSTSNTWRGLGRRRFDIYVQGRLVETDFDVRRTAGDSTVRAVQRVYKANVTENYLEIHLFWAGKGTCCIPIQGAYGPLISAVSAKSDFTPTVGNRPPSKGKNRTGTIVGVIVGLGLLSILAGVAIFIIRKRRKRYTDDEELLSMDVKPYTFTYSELKSATQDFDPSNKLGEGGFGPVYKGKLNDGREVAVKLLSVGSRQGKGQFVAEIVAISAVQHRNLVKLYGCCYEGDHRLLVYEYLPNGSLDQALFGDKTLHLDWSTRYEICLGVARGLVYLHEEARLRIVHRDVKASNILLDSNLVPKVSDFGLAKLYDDKKTHISTRVAGTIGYLAPEYAMRGHLTEKTDVYAFGVVALELVSGRPNSDENLEDEKRYLLEWAWNLHEKSREVELIDRELTEFNMEEVKRMIGIALLCTQTSHALRPPMSRVVAMLSGDVEVSDVTSKPGYLTDWRFDDTTSSSLSGFQTKETWPSDSLSTSFVAPGSEISPRSADSKPMLGVKINEGR, encoded by the exons ATGGCCAGGCAACGGCGGCGGTCTCTGTGTCTTCTAATCACAGTCTGGTTCCTTTCCGGTTCGGTACATGTGGTTCGAGCTCAAAACAGAACCGGAGCCACTACTGATCCAGACGAAG CTCGAGCTTTGAACTCCATCTTCGCCGCTTGGAGGATCCCTGCGCCCAGGGAATGGAACATCAGCGGCGAACTGTGCTCCGGCGCAGCCATGGACGACAGCGTCACCATCGACGACAAAGCATACAACCCTCTTATCAAATGCGACTGCACGTTCAACAGCTCCAAAATCTGCCGCATCACCGCCCT CAAGGTTTATGCGATTGAAGTTGTAGGACCTATCCCTCCCCAGCTCTGGACTTTGCACTACCTCACTAATCT GAACTTGGGTCAAAATGTTCTTACAGGCTCCCTCCCTCCTGCTATTGGTAATCTGACTCGTATGCAATATAT GACTTTTGGGATCAATGCATTGTCTGGCCCTGTTCCCAAGGAAATTGGTCTGCTTAAAGATCTAAGATCACT TGGTATTAGCTCAAATAACTTTTCTGGTTCTATACCACCTGAGATTGGGTCTTGTACTAAACTACAGAAAAT GTATATAGGAAGTTCTGGACTCACAGGGGGAATACCCCAATCATTTGCTAATCTTGTTCAGCTCGAAGATGc TTGGATTACGGATCTGGAAGTTACAGGTCCGATTCCAGATTTCATAGGAAACTGGACCAAACTTACTACCTT GAGAATTCTCGGAACTGGTCTGAGTGGTCCTATACCGTCATCATTTTCCAACTTAACTTCTTTGACAGAACT GAGGCTTGGTGATATATCCAACGGCAGCTCTTCTCTTGAATTCTTCAAAGACATGAAATCTCTAAGTACATT AGTATTTAGGAACAGCAATCTCACTGGGACGATACCCTCTTTTATCGGAGAATTTTCAAGTCTGCAACAAGT TGATTTAAGCTTCAACAAACTAGGTGGACCAATTCCAGCTTCACTTTTCAATTTAAGTCGACTTACTCACTT GTTTCTTGGGAACAACACGCTGAATGGTCCATTGCCTTCTCAAAAGAGTCAGACTTTGAGAAATAT AGATGTGTCGTACAATGATTTGTCTGGAAGTCTTCCTTCATGGGTCAACTTACCAAACTTGAAACT CAACCTCGTTGCTAACAGTTTCTCCTTGGAAGGTCTTGACAAGAG tgTTTTACCAGGACTGAGCTGCCTGCAGAAAGACTTCCCTTGCAATAGAGGAAAAGCATTAT ATTCTGAATTTTCGATCAACTGCGGAGGCCCACCAATACGGTCTGTGAGCGGAGCATTATTTGAGAGGGAGGACGAGGAGCTGGGACCAGCTTCTTTTGTCGTGAGTGACGTTCAGAGATGGGCAGCCAGTAGCGTGGGACTTTTTGCCGGAAGTAGCAGTAATATATACATAGCGACTTCACAATCACAATTTATCGGCACTTTGGACTCGGAGCTTTTTCAGTCAGCAAGACTTTCTGCATCTTCCCTGAGGTATTATGGTTTGGGGCTAGAAAATGGAGGCTATACAGTAACACTTCAGTTTGCTGAAATTCAAATCCTTGGTTCTACTTCAAACACTTGGAGAGGTTTAGGAAGACGACGTTTTGACATTTATGTCCAG ggaAGACTTGTTGAAACGGATTTTGATGTACGCAGAACGGCTGGTGACTCTACTGTTCGAGCAGTTCAGAGAGTGTATAAAGCAAATGTAACTGAGAATTACCTGGAAATTCATCTTTTCTGGGCTGGAAAAGGAACATGTTGTATCCCCATTCAAGGGGCGTACGGGCCTTTAATATCGGCTGTCAGTGCAAAATCAG ATTTTACACCAACTGTGGGCAATCGGCCACCATCAAAGGGAAAGAACAGGACCGGTACTATTGTGGGTGTCATTGTTGGCCTAGGACTCTTAAGTATCTTAGCGGGCGTGGCTATCTTCATCATCCGAAAAAGAAGAAAGCGGTATACAGATGATGAAG AGCTTCTTAGTATGGACGTAAAGCCTTACACCTTTACGTACTCGGAACTGAAGAGTGCAACTCAAGATTTCGATCCCTCTAACAAGCTTGGAGAGGGAGGATTTGGGCCTGTTTATAAG GGAAAACTCAATGATGGAAGAGAAGTAGCAGTGAAGCTGTTGTCGGTGGGATCCCGGCAAGGGAAGGGACAATTTGTTGCAGAGATTGTAGCGATTTCCGCAGTTCAACATCGcaacttagtaaaactttatgGGTGCTGCTATGAAGGAGATCATCGTTTGCTCGTATATGAATACCTTCCTAACGGAAGTCTTGATCAGGCTCTATTTG GGGACAAGACTTTACATCTTGATTGGTCAACTCGTTATGAGATATGTCTAGGAGTTGCCAGGGGTCTAGTCTATCTCCACGAGGAGGCGAGGCTTCGGATCGTACACAGGGATGTGAAGGCCAGCAACATTTTACTGGACTCTAATTTGGTCCCAAAAGTTTCTGATTTTGGGCTCGCAAAGCTATACGATGACAAGAAAACCCACATAAGCACCCGAGTAGCAGGGACGAT TGGATATCTTGCGCCGGAGTATGCCATGCGCGGACATCTAACAGAGAAAACTGATGTGTATGCCTTTGGTGTTGTGGCTCTAGAGCTAGTGAGTGGAAGGCCAAACTCTGATGAGAACTTGGAGGACGAAAAACGATATCTTCTTGAATGG GCATGGAATCTACACGAGAAAAGTCGTGAAGTGGAACTTATTGATCGTGAGCTAACTGAATTCAACATGGAAGAAGTGAAGCGCATGATAGGCATTGCTCTGCTTTGCACTCAGACATCACATGCCTTGAGACCACCGATGTCAAGAGTGGTGGCCATGCTTTCGGGAGACGTTGAGGTGAGTGATGTCACCTCTAAGCCAGGCTACCTAACCGACTGGAGATTTGATGACACCACAAGCTCTTCTCTAAGCGGATTTCAAACCAAAGAGACGTGGCCTTCTGATTCCTTGTCCACGAGCTTCGTAGCGCCTGGCTCCGAGATATCACCCAGAAGCGCTGATTCTAAGCCGATGCTGGGAGTCAAGATCAATGAGGGAAGATGA
- the LOC103832536 gene encoding probable LRR receptor-like serine/threonine-protein kinase At1g56140 isoform X2 — translation MEHQRRTVLRRSHGRQRHHRRQSIQPSYQMRLHVQQLQNLPHHRPVYAIEVVGPIPPQLWTLHYLTNLNLGQNVLTGSLPPAIGNLTRMQYMTFGINALSGPVPKEIGLLKDLRSLGISSNNFSGSIPPEIGSCTKLQKMYIGSSGLTGGIPQSFANLVQLEDAWITDLEVTGPIPDFIGNWTKLTTLRILGTGLSGPIPSSFSNLTSLTELRLGDISNGSSSLEFFKDMKSLSTLVFRNSNLTGTIPSFIGEFSSLQQVDLSFNKLGGPIPASLFNLSRLTHLFLGNNTLNGPLPSQKSQTLRNIDVSYNDLSGSLPSWVNLPNLKLNLVANSFSLEGLDKSVLPGLSCLQKDFPCNRGKALYSEFSINCGGPPIRSVSGALFEREDEELGPASFVVSDVQRWAASSVGLFAGSSSNIYIATSQSQFIGTLDSELFQSARLSASSLRYYGLGLENGGYTVTLQFAEIQILGSTSNTWRGLGRRRFDIYVQGRLVETDFDVRRTAGDSTVRAVQRVYKANVTENYLEIHLFWAGKGTCCIPIQGAYGPLISAVSAKSDFTPTVGNRPPSKGKNRTGTIVGVIVGLGLLSILAGVAIFIIRKRRKRYTDDEELLSMDVKPYTFTYSELKSATQDFDPSNKLGEGGFGPVYKGKLNDGREVAVKLLSVGSRQGKGQFVAEIVAISAVQHRNLVKLYGCCYEGDHRLLVYEYLPNGSLDQALFGDKTLHLDWSTRYEICLGVARGLVYLHEEARLRIVHRDVKASNILLDSNLVPKVSDFGLAKLYDDKKTHISTRVAGTIGYLAPEYAMRGHLTEKTDVYAFGVVALELVSGRPNSDENLEDEKRYLLEWAWNLHEKSREVELIDRELTEFNMEEVKRMIGIALLCTQTSHALRPPMSRVVAMLSGDVEVSDVTSKPGYLTDWRFDDTTSSSLSGFQTKETWPSDSLSTSFVAPGSEISPRSADSKPMLGVKINEGR, via the exons ATGGAACATCAGCGGCGAACTGTGCTCCGGCGCAGCCATGGACGACAGCGTCACCATCGACGACAAAGCATACAACCCTCTTATCAAATGCGACTGCACGTTCAACAGCTCCAAAATCTGCCGCATCACCGCCCT GTTTATGCGATTGAAGTTGTAGGACCTATCCCTCCCCAGCTCTGGACTTTGCACTACCTCACTAATCT GAACTTGGGTCAAAATGTTCTTACAGGCTCCCTCCCTCCTGCTATTGGTAATCTGACTCGTATGCAATATAT GACTTTTGGGATCAATGCATTGTCTGGCCCTGTTCCCAAGGAAATTGGTCTGCTTAAAGATCTAAGATCACT TGGTATTAGCTCAAATAACTTTTCTGGTTCTATACCACCTGAGATTGGGTCTTGTACTAAACTACAGAAAAT GTATATAGGAAGTTCTGGACTCACAGGGGGAATACCCCAATCATTTGCTAATCTTGTTCAGCTCGAAGATGc TTGGATTACGGATCTGGAAGTTACAGGTCCGATTCCAGATTTCATAGGAAACTGGACCAAACTTACTACCTT GAGAATTCTCGGAACTGGTCTGAGTGGTCCTATACCGTCATCATTTTCCAACTTAACTTCTTTGACAGAACT GAGGCTTGGTGATATATCCAACGGCAGCTCTTCTCTTGAATTCTTCAAAGACATGAAATCTCTAAGTACATT AGTATTTAGGAACAGCAATCTCACTGGGACGATACCCTCTTTTATCGGAGAATTTTCAAGTCTGCAACAAGT TGATTTAAGCTTCAACAAACTAGGTGGACCAATTCCAGCTTCACTTTTCAATTTAAGTCGACTTACTCACTT GTTTCTTGGGAACAACACGCTGAATGGTCCATTGCCTTCTCAAAAGAGTCAGACTTTGAGAAATAT AGATGTGTCGTACAATGATTTGTCTGGAAGTCTTCCTTCATGGGTCAACTTACCAAACTTGAAACT CAACCTCGTTGCTAACAGTTTCTCCTTGGAAGGTCTTGACAAGAG tgTTTTACCAGGACTGAGCTGCCTGCAGAAAGACTTCCCTTGCAATAGAGGAAAAGCATTAT ATTCTGAATTTTCGATCAACTGCGGAGGCCCACCAATACGGTCTGTGAGCGGAGCATTATTTGAGAGGGAGGACGAGGAGCTGGGACCAGCTTCTTTTGTCGTGAGTGACGTTCAGAGATGGGCAGCCAGTAGCGTGGGACTTTTTGCCGGAAGTAGCAGTAATATATACATAGCGACTTCACAATCACAATTTATCGGCACTTTGGACTCGGAGCTTTTTCAGTCAGCAAGACTTTCTGCATCTTCCCTGAGGTATTATGGTTTGGGGCTAGAAAATGGAGGCTATACAGTAACACTTCAGTTTGCTGAAATTCAAATCCTTGGTTCTACTTCAAACACTTGGAGAGGTTTAGGAAGACGACGTTTTGACATTTATGTCCAG ggaAGACTTGTTGAAACGGATTTTGATGTACGCAGAACGGCTGGTGACTCTACTGTTCGAGCAGTTCAGAGAGTGTATAAAGCAAATGTAACTGAGAATTACCTGGAAATTCATCTTTTCTGGGCTGGAAAAGGAACATGTTGTATCCCCATTCAAGGGGCGTACGGGCCTTTAATATCGGCTGTCAGTGCAAAATCAG ATTTTACACCAACTGTGGGCAATCGGCCACCATCAAAGGGAAAGAACAGGACCGGTACTATTGTGGGTGTCATTGTTGGCCTAGGACTCTTAAGTATCTTAGCGGGCGTGGCTATCTTCATCATCCGAAAAAGAAGAAAGCGGTATACAGATGATGAAG AGCTTCTTAGTATGGACGTAAAGCCTTACACCTTTACGTACTCGGAACTGAAGAGTGCAACTCAAGATTTCGATCCCTCTAACAAGCTTGGAGAGGGAGGATTTGGGCCTGTTTATAAG GGAAAACTCAATGATGGAAGAGAAGTAGCAGTGAAGCTGTTGTCGGTGGGATCCCGGCAAGGGAAGGGACAATTTGTTGCAGAGATTGTAGCGATTTCCGCAGTTCAACATCGcaacttagtaaaactttatgGGTGCTGCTATGAAGGAGATCATCGTTTGCTCGTATATGAATACCTTCCTAACGGAAGTCTTGATCAGGCTCTATTTG GGGACAAGACTTTACATCTTGATTGGTCAACTCGTTATGAGATATGTCTAGGAGTTGCCAGGGGTCTAGTCTATCTCCACGAGGAGGCGAGGCTTCGGATCGTACACAGGGATGTGAAGGCCAGCAACATTTTACTGGACTCTAATTTGGTCCCAAAAGTTTCTGATTTTGGGCTCGCAAAGCTATACGATGACAAGAAAACCCACATAAGCACCCGAGTAGCAGGGACGAT TGGATATCTTGCGCCGGAGTATGCCATGCGCGGACATCTAACAGAGAAAACTGATGTGTATGCCTTTGGTGTTGTGGCTCTAGAGCTAGTGAGTGGAAGGCCAAACTCTGATGAGAACTTGGAGGACGAAAAACGATATCTTCTTGAATGG GCATGGAATCTACACGAGAAAAGTCGTGAAGTGGAACTTATTGATCGTGAGCTAACTGAATTCAACATGGAAGAAGTGAAGCGCATGATAGGCATTGCTCTGCTTTGCACTCAGACATCACATGCCTTGAGACCACCGATGTCAAGAGTGGTGGCCATGCTTTCGGGAGACGTTGAGGTGAGTGATGTCACCTCTAAGCCAGGCTACCTAACCGACTGGAGATTTGATGACACCACAAGCTCTTCTCTAAGCGGATTTCAAACCAAAGAGACGTGGCCTTCTGATTCCTTGTCCACGAGCTTCGTAGCGCCTGGCTCCGAGATATCACCCAGAAGCGCTGATTCTAAGCCGATGCTGGGAGTCAAGATCAATGAGGGAAGATGA
- the LOC103832536 gene encoding probable LRR receptor-like serine/threonine-protein kinase At1g56140 isoform X3, translating into MDDSVTIDDKAYNPLIKCDCTFNSSKICRITALKVYAIEVVGPIPPQLWTLHYLTNLNLGQNVLTGSLPPAIGNLTRMQYMTFGINALSGPVPKEIGLLKDLRSLGISSNNFSGSIPPEIGSCTKLQKMYIGSSGLTGGIPQSFANLVQLEDAWITDLEVTGPIPDFIGNWTKLTTLRILGTGLSGPIPSSFSNLTSLTELRLGDISNGSSSLEFFKDMKSLSTLVFRNSNLTGTIPSFIGEFSSLQQVDLSFNKLGGPIPASLFNLSRLTHLFLGNNTLNGPLPSQKSQTLRNIDVSYNDLSGSLPSWVNLPNLKLNLVANSFSLEGLDKSVLPGLSCLQKDFPCNRGKALYSEFSINCGGPPIRSVSGALFEREDEELGPASFVVSDVQRWAASSVGLFAGSSSNIYIATSQSQFIGTLDSELFQSARLSASSLRYYGLGLENGGYTVTLQFAEIQILGSTSNTWRGLGRRRFDIYVQGRLVETDFDVRRTAGDSTVRAVQRVYKANVTENYLEIHLFWAGKGTCCIPIQGAYGPLISAVSAKSDFTPTVGNRPPSKGKNRTGTIVGVIVGLGLLSILAGVAIFIIRKRRKRYTDDEELLSMDVKPYTFTYSELKSATQDFDPSNKLGEGGFGPVYKGKLNDGREVAVKLLSVGSRQGKGQFVAEIVAISAVQHRNLVKLYGCCYEGDHRLLVYEYLPNGSLDQALFGDKTLHLDWSTRYEICLGVARGLVYLHEEARLRIVHRDVKASNILLDSNLVPKVSDFGLAKLYDDKKTHISTRVAGTIGYLAPEYAMRGHLTEKTDVYAFGVVALELVSGRPNSDENLEDEKRYLLEWAWNLHEKSREVELIDRELTEFNMEEVKRMIGIALLCTQTSHALRPPMSRVVAMLSGDVEVSDVTSKPGYLTDWRFDDTTSSSLSGFQTKETWPSDSLSTSFVAPGSEISPRSADSKPMLGVKINEGR; encoded by the exons ATGGACGACAGCGTCACCATCGACGACAAAGCATACAACCCTCTTATCAAATGCGACTGCACGTTCAACAGCTCCAAAATCTGCCGCATCACCGCCCT CAAGGTTTATGCGATTGAAGTTGTAGGACCTATCCCTCCCCAGCTCTGGACTTTGCACTACCTCACTAATCT GAACTTGGGTCAAAATGTTCTTACAGGCTCCCTCCCTCCTGCTATTGGTAATCTGACTCGTATGCAATATAT GACTTTTGGGATCAATGCATTGTCTGGCCCTGTTCCCAAGGAAATTGGTCTGCTTAAAGATCTAAGATCACT TGGTATTAGCTCAAATAACTTTTCTGGTTCTATACCACCTGAGATTGGGTCTTGTACTAAACTACAGAAAAT GTATATAGGAAGTTCTGGACTCACAGGGGGAATACCCCAATCATTTGCTAATCTTGTTCAGCTCGAAGATGc TTGGATTACGGATCTGGAAGTTACAGGTCCGATTCCAGATTTCATAGGAAACTGGACCAAACTTACTACCTT GAGAATTCTCGGAACTGGTCTGAGTGGTCCTATACCGTCATCATTTTCCAACTTAACTTCTTTGACAGAACT GAGGCTTGGTGATATATCCAACGGCAGCTCTTCTCTTGAATTCTTCAAAGACATGAAATCTCTAAGTACATT AGTATTTAGGAACAGCAATCTCACTGGGACGATACCCTCTTTTATCGGAGAATTTTCAAGTCTGCAACAAGT TGATTTAAGCTTCAACAAACTAGGTGGACCAATTCCAGCTTCACTTTTCAATTTAAGTCGACTTACTCACTT GTTTCTTGGGAACAACACGCTGAATGGTCCATTGCCTTCTCAAAAGAGTCAGACTTTGAGAAATAT AGATGTGTCGTACAATGATTTGTCTGGAAGTCTTCCTTCATGGGTCAACTTACCAAACTTGAAACT CAACCTCGTTGCTAACAGTTTCTCCTTGGAAGGTCTTGACAAGAG tgTTTTACCAGGACTGAGCTGCCTGCAGAAAGACTTCCCTTGCAATAGAGGAAAAGCATTAT ATTCTGAATTTTCGATCAACTGCGGAGGCCCACCAATACGGTCTGTGAGCGGAGCATTATTTGAGAGGGAGGACGAGGAGCTGGGACCAGCTTCTTTTGTCGTGAGTGACGTTCAGAGATGGGCAGCCAGTAGCGTGGGACTTTTTGCCGGAAGTAGCAGTAATATATACATAGCGACTTCACAATCACAATTTATCGGCACTTTGGACTCGGAGCTTTTTCAGTCAGCAAGACTTTCTGCATCTTCCCTGAGGTATTATGGTTTGGGGCTAGAAAATGGAGGCTATACAGTAACACTTCAGTTTGCTGAAATTCAAATCCTTGGTTCTACTTCAAACACTTGGAGAGGTTTAGGAAGACGACGTTTTGACATTTATGTCCAG ggaAGACTTGTTGAAACGGATTTTGATGTACGCAGAACGGCTGGTGACTCTACTGTTCGAGCAGTTCAGAGAGTGTATAAAGCAAATGTAACTGAGAATTACCTGGAAATTCATCTTTTCTGGGCTGGAAAAGGAACATGTTGTATCCCCATTCAAGGGGCGTACGGGCCTTTAATATCGGCTGTCAGTGCAAAATCAG ATTTTACACCAACTGTGGGCAATCGGCCACCATCAAAGGGAAAGAACAGGACCGGTACTATTGTGGGTGTCATTGTTGGCCTAGGACTCTTAAGTATCTTAGCGGGCGTGGCTATCTTCATCATCCGAAAAAGAAGAAAGCGGTATACAGATGATGAAG AGCTTCTTAGTATGGACGTAAAGCCTTACACCTTTACGTACTCGGAACTGAAGAGTGCAACTCAAGATTTCGATCCCTCTAACAAGCTTGGAGAGGGAGGATTTGGGCCTGTTTATAAG GGAAAACTCAATGATGGAAGAGAAGTAGCAGTGAAGCTGTTGTCGGTGGGATCCCGGCAAGGGAAGGGACAATTTGTTGCAGAGATTGTAGCGATTTCCGCAGTTCAACATCGcaacttagtaaaactttatgGGTGCTGCTATGAAGGAGATCATCGTTTGCTCGTATATGAATACCTTCCTAACGGAAGTCTTGATCAGGCTCTATTTG GGGACAAGACTTTACATCTTGATTGGTCAACTCGTTATGAGATATGTCTAGGAGTTGCCAGGGGTCTAGTCTATCTCCACGAGGAGGCGAGGCTTCGGATCGTACACAGGGATGTGAAGGCCAGCAACATTTTACTGGACTCTAATTTGGTCCCAAAAGTTTCTGATTTTGGGCTCGCAAAGCTATACGATGACAAGAAAACCCACATAAGCACCCGAGTAGCAGGGACGAT TGGATATCTTGCGCCGGAGTATGCCATGCGCGGACATCTAACAGAGAAAACTGATGTGTATGCCTTTGGTGTTGTGGCTCTAGAGCTAGTGAGTGGAAGGCCAAACTCTGATGAGAACTTGGAGGACGAAAAACGATATCTTCTTGAATGG GCATGGAATCTACACGAGAAAAGTCGTGAAGTGGAACTTATTGATCGTGAGCTAACTGAATTCAACATGGAAGAAGTGAAGCGCATGATAGGCATTGCTCTGCTTTGCACTCAGACATCACATGCCTTGAGACCACCGATGTCAAGAGTGGTGGCCATGCTTTCGGGAGACGTTGAGGTGAGTGATGTCACCTCTAAGCCAGGCTACCTAACCGACTGGAGATTTGATGACACCACAAGCTCTTCTCTAAGCGGATTTCAAACCAAAGAGACGTGGCCTTCTGATTCCTTGTCCACGAGCTTCGTAGCGCCTGGCTCCGAGATATCACCCAGAAGCGCTGATTCTAAGCCGATGCTGGGAGTCAAGATCAATGAGGGAAGATGA